One Archocentrus centrarchus isolate MPI-CPG fArcCen1 chromosome 14, fArcCen1, whole genome shotgun sequence DNA window includes the following coding sequences:
- the arfip2b gene encoding arfaptin-2b isoform X1: MTDSIMSKAATMEIPINSNGDTGTLPEDDSLEQAAKLQWSLDEKVGSSRGTRDLQQVMVSGPNLNETSIVSGGYGGTAEGIIPTSSIKELRMKARRSSSPAICHIESQSHKHQGSNMHHSSSSSSMTAEETTRGVAVEKLETVKKWGLNTYKCTKQMISERFGRGSRTVDLELEAQIEVLRDTKRKYENVLRLARALTNHFYNMVQTQHALGDTFADLSQKSPELRDEFGYNAETQKLLCKNGETLLGAINFFVSSINTLVNKTMEDTLMTIKMYENARLEFDAYRSDLEELSMGPRDAVAMARIEAAQQQYQVHKEKYERLRSDVAIKLKFLEENKVKVMHKQLLLFHNAISAYFAGNQQQLEQTLKQFNIKLKPPGDDKPSWLEEQ, from the exons GCTGCAAAGCTGCAGTGGAGCTTAGATGAGAAGGTAGGGAGCTCCAGAGGCACCAGG gacctgcagcaggtgatgGTATCAGGTCCTAATCTCAATGAGACTAGCATTGTGTCTGGGGGCTACGGAGGAACAGCAGAGGGCATTATCCCCACCAGCTCAATCAAAG AGCTGCGTATGAAGGCCAGGCGAAGTAGCAGTCCTGCCATCTGTCACATAGAAAGCCAATCACATAAACATCAAG GTTCCAACAtgcaccacagcagcagcagctcatcaATGACAGCCGAGGAAACAACCCGCGGTGTGGCCGTGGAAAAGCTAGAAACCGTGAAGAAATGGGGTCTCAATACTTACAAG TGTACAAAGCAAATGATCTCAGAGCGTTTCGGTCGGGGTTCCCGGACTGTGGACCTGGAGCTGGAGGCTCAGATTGAGGTGCTGAGAGACACTAAAAGGAAATATGAAAATGTGCTCCGATTGGCCAGAGCGCTGACCAACCATTTCTACAACATGGTGCAGACGCAGCACGCGCTGGGCGACACCTTTGCTGACCTCAGTCAGAAATCTCCAGAGCTGCGG GATGAATTTGGCTACAATGCAGAGACTCAGAAATTGCTGTGTAAGAACGGGGAGACTTTACTCGGTGCCATTAACTTCTTTGTGTCCAGCATCAATACGTTAGTCAACAAGACTATGGAGGACACCCTGATGACCATCAAGATGTATGAAAATGCAAG ACTAGAGTTTGATGCCTACCGGTCAGACCTTGAGGAACTGAGTATGGGTCCAAGGGATGCTGTAGCCATGGCCCGTATAGAAGCCGCTCAGCAGCAGTACCAAGTCCATAAGGAAAAGTATGAACGTCTTCGCTCGGATGTTGCCATTAAGCTCAAGTTTCTCGAGGAGAATAAG GTGAAGGTGATGCATAAGCAGCTCCTTCTCTTTCATAATGCCATATCAGCATATTTTGCTGGcaaccagcagcagctggagcaaACGCTGAAGCAGTTCAACATAAAGTTGAAGCCCCCAGGAGATGACAAGCCCTCCTGGTTAGAAGAGCAATGA
- the arfip2b gene encoding arfaptin-2b isoform X6: MTDSIMSKAATMEIPINSNGDTGTLPEDDSLEQDLQQVMVSGPNLNETSIVSGGYGGTAEGIIPTSSIKGSNMHHSSSSSSMTAEETTRGVAVEKLETVKKWGLNTYKCTKQMISERFGRGSRTVDLELEAQIEVLRDTKRKYENVLRLARALTNHFYNMVQTQHALGDTFADLSQKSPELRDEFGYNAETQKLLCKNGETLLGAINFFVSSINTLVNKTMEDTLMTIKMYENARLEFDAYRSDLEELSMGPRDAVAMARIEAAQQQYQVHKEKYERLRSDVAIKLKFLEENKVKVMHKQLLLFHNAISAYFAGNQQQLEQTLKQFNIKLKPPGDDKPSWLEEQ; this comes from the exons gacctgcagcaggtgatgGTATCAGGTCCTAATCTCAATGAGACTAGCATTGTGTCTGGGGGCTACGGAGGAACAGCAGAGGGCATTATCCCCACCAGCTCAATCAAAG GTTCCAACAtgcaccacagcagcagcagctcatcaATGACAGCCGAGGAAACAACCCGCGGTGTGGCCGTGGAAAAGCTAGAAACCGTGAAGAAATGGGGTCTCAATACTTACAAG TGTACAAAGCAAATGATCTCAGAGCGTTTCGGTCGGGGTTCCCGGACTGTGGACCTGGAGCTGGAGGCTCAGATTGAGGTGCTGAGAGACACTAAAAGGAAATATGAAAATGTGCTCCGATTGGCCAGAGCGCTGACCAACCATTTCTACAACATGGTGCAGACGCAGCACGCGCTGGGCGACACCTTTGCTGACCTCAGTCAGAAATCTCCAGAGCTGCGG GATGAATTTGGCTACAATGCAGAGACTCAGAAATTGCTGTGTAAGAACGGGGAGACTTTACTCGGTGCCATTAACTTCTTTGTGTCCAGCATCAATACGTTAGTCAACAAGACTATGGAGGACACCCTGATGACCATCAAGATGTATGAAAATGCAAG ACTAGAGTTTGATGCCTACCGGTCAGACCTTGAGGAACTGAGTATGGGTCCAAGGGATGCTGTAGCCATGGCCCGTATAGAAGCCGCTCAGCAGCAGTACCAAGTCCATAAGGAAAAGTATGAACGTCTTCGCTCGGATGTTGCCATTAAGCTCAAGTTTCTCGAGGAGAATAAG GTGAAGGTGATGCATAAGCAGCTCCTTCTCTTTCATAATGCCATATCAGCATATTTTGCTGGcaaccagcagcagctggagcaaACGCTGAAGCAGTTCAACATAAAGTTGAAGCCCCCAGGAGATGACAAGCCCTCCTGGTTAGAAGAGCAATGA
- the arfip2b gene encoding arfaptin-2b isoform X2, whose product MTDSIMSKAATMEIPINSNGDTGTLPEDDSLEQAAKLQWSLDEKVGSSRGTRDLQQVMVSGPNLNETSIVSGGYGGTAEGIIPTSSIKGPAVRYNAEFNKRIPVTGLGSNMHHSSSSSSMTAEETTRGVAVEKLETVKKWGLNTYKCTKQMISERFGRGSRTVDLELEAQIEVLRDTKRKYENVLRLARALTNHFYNMVQTQHALGDTFADLSQKSPELRDEFGYNAETQKLLCKNGETLLGAINFFVSSINTLVNKTMEDTLMTIKMYENARLEFDAYRSDLEELSMGPRDAVAMARIEAAQQQYQVHKEKYERLRSDVAIKLKFLEENKVKVMHKQLLLFHNAISAYFAGNQQQLEQTLKQFNIKLKPPGDDKPSWLEEQ is encoded by the exons GCTGCAAAGCTGCAGTGGAGCTTAGATGAGAAGGTAGGGAGCTCCAGAGGCACCAGG gacctgcagcaggtgatgGTATCAGGTCCTAATCTCAATGAGACTAGCATTGTGTCTGGGGGCTACGGAGGAACAGCAGAGGGCATTATCCCCACCAGCTCAATCAAAG GCCCCGCTGTGCGCTACAATGCTGAGTTTAACAAAAGGATCCCAGTTACAGGATTAG GTTCCAACAtgcaccacagcagcagcagctcatcaATGACAGCCGAGGAAACAACCCGCGGTGTGGCCGTGGAAAAGCTAGAAACCGTGAAGAAATGGGGTCTCAATACTTACAAG TGTACAAAGCAAATGATCTCAGAGCGTTTCGGTCGGGGTTCCCGGACTGTGGACCTGGAGCTGGAGGCTCAGATTGAGGTGCTGAGAGACACTAAAAGGAAATATGAAAATGTGCTCCGATTGGCCAGAGCGCTGACCAACCATTTCTACAACATGGTGCAGACGCAGCACGCGCTGGGCGACACCTTTGCTGACCTCAGTCAGAAATCTCCAGAGCTGCGG GATGAATTTGGCTACAATGCAGAGACTCAGAAATTGCTGTGTAAGAACGGGGAGACTTTACTCGGTGCCATTAACTTCTTTGTGTCCAGCATCAATACGTTAGTCAACAAGACTATGGAGGACACCCTGATGACCATCAAGATGTATGAAAATGCAAG ACTAGAGTTTGATGCCTACCGGTCAGACCTTGAGGAACTGAGTATGGGTCCAAGGGATGCTGTAGCCATGGCCCGTATAGAAGCCGCTCAGCAGCAGTACCAAGTCCATAAGGAAAAGTATGAACGTCTTCGCTCGGATGTTGCCATTAAGCTCAAGTTTCTCGAGGAGAATAAG GTGAAGGTGATGCATAAGCAGCTCCTTCTCTTTCATAATGCCATATCAGCATATTTTGCTGGcaaccagcagcagctggagcaaACGCTGAAGCAGTTCAACATAAAGTTGAAGCCCCCAGGAGATGACAAGCCCTCCTGGTTAGAAGAGCAATGA
- the arfip2b gene encoding arfaptin-2b isoform X3: MTDSIMSKAATMEIPINSNGDTGTLPEDDSLEQAAKLQWSLDEKVGSSRGTRDLQQVMVSGPNLNETSIVSGGYGGTAEGIIPTSSIKGSNMHHSSSSSSMTAEETTRGVAVEKLETVKKWGLNTYKCTKQMISERFGRGSRTVDLELEAQIEVLRDTKRKYENVLRLARALTNHFYNMVQTQHALGDTFADLSQKSPELRDEFGYNAETQKLLCKNGETLLGAINFFVSSINTLVNKTMEDTLMTIKMYENARLEFDAYRSDLEELSMGPRDAVAMARIEAAQQQYQVHKEKYERLRSDVAIKLKFLEENKVKVMHKQLLLFHNAISAYFAGNQQQLEQTLKQFNIKLKPPGDDKPSWLEEQ, translated from the exons GCTGCAAAGCTGCAGTGGAGCTTAGATGAGAAGGTAGGGAGCTCCAGAGGCACCAGG gacctgcagcaggtgatgGTATCAGGTCCTAATCTCAATGAGACTAGCATTGTGTCTGGGGGCTACGGAGGAACAGCAGAGGGCATTATCCCCACCAGCTCAATCAAAG GTTCCAACAtgcaccacagcagcagcagctcatcaATGACAGCCGAGGAAACAACCCGCGGTGTGGCCGTGGAAAAGCTAGAAACCGTGAAGAAATGGGGTCTCAATACTTACAAG TGTACAAAGCAAATGATCTCAGAGCGTTTCGGTCGGGGTTCCCGGACTGTGGACCTGGAGCTGGAGGCTCAGATTGAGGTGCTGAGAGACACTAAAAGGAAATATGAAAATGTGCTCCGATTGGCCAGAGCGCTGACCAACCATTTCTACAACATGGTGCAGACGCAGCACGCGCTGGGCGACACCTTTGCTGACCTCAGTCAGAAATCTCCAGAGCTGCGG GATGAATTTGGCTACAATGCAGAGACTCAGAAATTGCTGTGTAAGAACGGGGAGACTTTACTCGGTGCCATTAACTTCTTTGTGTCCAGCATCAATACGTTAGTCAACAAGACTATGGAGGACACCCTGATGACCATCAAGATGTATGAAAATGCAAG ACTAGAGTTTGATGCCTACCGGTCAGACCTTGAGGAACTGAGTATGGGTCCAAGGGATGCTGTAGCCATGGCCCGTATAGAAGCCGCTCAGCAGCAGTACCAAGTCCATAAGGAAAAGTATGAACGTCTTCGCTCGGATGTTGCCATTAAGCTCAAGTTTCTCGAGGAGAATAAG GTGAAGGTGATGCATAAGCAGCTCCTTCTCTTTCATAATGCCATATCAGCATATTTTGCTGGcaaccagcagcagctggagcaaACGCTGAAGCAGTTCAACATAAAGTTGAAGCCCCCAGGAGATGACAAGCCCTCCTGGTTAGAAGAGCAATGA
- the arfip2b gene encoding arfaptin-2b isoform X5 gives MTDSIMSKAATMEIPINSNGDTGTLPEDDSLEQAAKLQWSLDEKDLQQVMVSGPNLNETSIVSGGYGGTAEGIIPTSSIKGSNMHHSSSSSSMTAEETTRGVAVEKLETVKKWGLNTYKCTKQMISERFGRGSRTVDLELEAQIEVLRDTKRKYENVLRLARALTNHFYNMVQTQHALGDTFADLSQKSPELRDEFGYNAETQKLLCKNGETLLGAINFFVSSINTLVNKTMEDTLMTIKMYENARLEFDAYRSDLEELSMGPRDAVAMARIEAAQQQYQVHKEKYERLRSDVAIKLKFLEENKVKVMHKQLLLFHNAISAYFAGNQQQLEQTLKQFNIKLKPPGDDKPSWLEEQ, from the exons GCTGCAAAGCTGCAGTGGAGCTTAGATGAGAAG gacctgcagcaggtgatgGTATCAGGTCCTAATCTCAATGAGACTAGCATTGTGTCTGGGGGCTACGGAGGAACAGCAGAGGGCATTATCCCCACCAGCTCAATCAAAG GTTCCAACAtgcaccacagcagcagcagctcatcaATGACAGCCGAGGAAACAACCCGCGGTGTGGCCGTGGAAAAGCTAGAAACCGTGAAGAAATGGGGTCTCAATACTTACAAG TGTACAAAGCAAATGATCTCAGAGCGTTTCGGTCGGGGTTCCCGGACTGTGGACCTGGAGCTGGAGGCTCAGATTGAGGTGCTGAGAGACACTAAAAGGAAATATGAAAATGTGCTCCGATTGGCCAGAGCGCTGACCAACCATTTCTACAACATGGTGCAGACGCAGCACGCGCTGGGCGACACCTTTGCTGACCTCAGTCAGAAATCTCCAGAGCTGCGG GATGAATTTGGCTACAATGCAGAGACTCAGAAATTGCTGTGTAAGAACGGGGAGACTTTACTCGGTGCCATTAACTTCTTTGTGTCCAGCATCAATACGTTAGTCAACAAGACTATGGAGGACACCCTGATGACCATCAAGATGTATGAAAATGCAAG ACTAGAGTTTGATGCCTACCGGTCAGACCTTGAGGAACTGAGTATGGGTCCAAGGGATGCTGTAGCCATGGCCCGTATAGAAGCCGCTCAGCAGCAGTACCAAGTCCATAAGGAAAAGTATGAACGTCTTCGCTCGGATGTTGCCATTAAGCTCAAGTTTCTCGAGGAGAATAAG GTGAAGGTGATGCATAAGCAGCTCCTTCTCTTTCATAATGCCATATCAGCATATTTTGCTGGcaaccagcagcagctggagcaaACGCTGAAGCAGTTCAACATAAAGTTGAAGCCCCCAGGAGATGACAAGCCCTCCTGGTTAGAAGAGCAATGA
- the arfip2b gene encoding arfaptin-2b isoform X4: MTDSIMSKAATMEIPINSNGDTGTLPEDDSLEQDLQQVMVSGPNLNETSIVSGGYGGTAEGIIPTSSIKGPAVRYNAEFNKRIPVTGLGSNMHHSSSSSSMTAEETTRGVAVEKLETVKKWGLNTYKCTKQMISERFGRGSRTVDLELEAQIEVLRDTKRKYENVLRLARALTNHFYNMVQTQHALGDTFADLSQKSPELRDEFGYNAETQKLLCKNGETLLGAINFFVSSINTLVNKTMEDTLMTIKMYENARLEFDAYRSDLEELSMGPRDAVAMARIEAAQQQYQVHKEKYERLRSDVAIKLKFLEENKVKVMHKQLLLFHNAISAYFAGNQQQLEQTLKQFNIKLKPPGDDKPSWLEEQ, encoded by the exons gacctgcagcaggtgatgGTATCAGGTCCTAATCTCAATGAGACTAGCATTGTGTCTGGGGGCTACGGAGGAACAGCAGAGGGCATTATCCCCACCAGCTCAATCAAAG GCCCCGCTGTGCGCTACAATGCTGAGTTTAACAAAAGGATCCCAGTTACAGGATTAG GTTCCAACAtgcaccacagcagcagcagctcatcaATGACAGCCGAGGAAACAACCCGCGGTGTGGCCGTGGAAAAGCTAGAAACCGTGAAGAAATGGGGTCTCAATACTTACAAG TGTACAAAGCAAATGATCTCAGAGCGTTTCGGTCGGGGTTCCCGGACTGTGGACCTGGAGCTGGAGGCTCAGATTGAGGTGCTGAGAGACACTAAAAGGAAATATGAAAATGTGCTCCGATTGGCCAGAGCGCTGACCAACCATTTCTACAACATGGTGCAGACGCAGCACGCGCTGGGCGACACCTTTGCTGACCTCAGTCAGAAATCTCCAGAGCTGCGG GATGAATTTGGCTACAATGCAGAGACTCAGAAATTGCTGTGTAAGAACGGGGAGACTTTACTCGGTGCCATTAACTTCTTTGTGTCCAGCATCAATACGTTAGTCAACAAGACTATGGAGGACACCCTGATGACCATCAAGATGTATGAAAATGCAAG ACTAGAGTTTGATGCCTACCGGTCAGACCTTGAGGAACTGAGTATGGGTCCAAGGGATGCTGTAGCCATGGCCCGTATAGAAGCCGCTCAGCAGCAGTACCAAGTCCATAAGGAAAAGTATGAACGTCTTCGCTCGGATGTTGCCATTAAGCTCAAGTTTCTCGAGGAGAATAAG GTGAAGGTGATGCATAAGCAGCTCCTTCTCTTTCATAATGCCATATCAGCATATTTTGCTGGcaaccagcagcagctggagcaaACGCTGAAGCAGTTCAACATAAAGTTGAAGCCCCCAGGAGATGACAAGCCCTCCTGGTTAGAAGAGCAATGA